In Candidatus Krumholzibacteriota bacterium, one genomic interval encodes:
- the trmFO gene encoding methylenetetrahydrofolate--tRNA-(uracil(54)-C(5))-methyltransferase (FADH(2)-oxidizing) TrmFO: MYDATVVGGGLAGSEAALQLADRGMRVRLLEMRPVSNTPAHKTAFLAELVCSNSLKSESPQTASGLLKKELDILGCRLLDLARKNMIPAGHALAVDRDAFGSSVTSAIENHENIDIIRKEQKNLDIEGPAIIATGPLTSKDLSDSIIERYSSETLFFYDAISISVNVESIDHSRVFKASRYDKGTADYWNVPFEKEQYDELIRFLSGASLAPVHEFEEKKYFDACLPIEVLAERGKETLRYGPLKPKGLTDPRTGKEPYAVLQLRQETHSGTMAGLVGFQTRMTRQGQKELMKIIPGLENAEILRWGSIHRNTYIDSPRLLDSVQMSRQHDGIYFSGQMTGVEGYVESIAHGLLTARNLFNRSRGKKEEIFPQETILGALQRHLANAPAPFQPMNANFGILPPVQGKRTDRKSLKYERSLSAIAGFLGKV; this comes from the coding sequence ATGTACGACGCGACTGTCGTCGGCGGGGGTCTTGCTGGTTCTGAAGCCGCCCTCCAGCTGGCCGACAGGGGAATGAGAGTCCGTCTTCTGGAAATGCGGCCTGTGTCAAATACTCCCGCTCACAAAACGGCCTTTCTGGCCGAGCTGGTATGCTCCAATTCCCTTAAATCCGAATCGCCTCAGACTGCTTCCGGACTTTTGAAAAAAGAACTGGATATCCTCGGCTGCAGGCTTCTTGATCTGGCAAGAAAGAATATGATCCCTGCCGGGCACGCTCTGGCTGTCGACAGGGATGCGTTCGGTTCCAGCGTCACTTCCGCTATCGAAAATCACGAAAATATCGATATCATCCGTAAAGAACAAAAGAATCTTGATATCGAGGGGCCAGCGATAATCGCCACCGGACCGTTGACATCAAAAGACCTTTCCGATTCCATTATTGAAAGATATTCCAGTGAAACGCTGTTCTTCTACGACGCCATATCGATATCGGTCAATGTGGAGAGCATCGATCACTCGCGCGTCTTCAAAGCTTCAAGGTATGACAAGGGAACGGCTGATTACTGGAATGTCCCCTTCGAAAAGGAACAATACGATGAATTGATCAGGTTTCTCTCCGGCGCTTCTCTCGCGCCAGTACATGAATTTGAGGAAAAGAAATATTTCGACGCGTGTCTTCCGATAGAGGTACTGGCTGAAAGGGGAAAGGAGACCCTAAGGTACGGGCCTCTCAAGCCAAAGGGCCTGACAGATCCCCGCACCGGAAAGGAACCATACGCCGTCCTGCAACTGAGACAGGAGACTCATAGCGGTACAATGGCCGGGCTTGTCGGTTTTCAGACAAGAATGACGAGACAGGGCCAGAAAGAACTCATGAAAATAATACCAGGTCTGGAAAATGCGGAAATACTGCGCTGGGGATCGATCCACCGGAATACATATATCGATTCGCCCAGGCTGCTCGATAGCGTTCAGATGTCAAGACAGCACGACGGGATCTATTTTTCGGGCCAGATGACCGGCGTCGAAGGGTATGTCGAATCCATAGCTCACGGATTGCTTACGGCGAGGAATCTTTTCAACAGGAGCAGGGGTAAAAAAGAGGAGATCTTTCCACAAGAGACGATCCTCGGAGCTCTTCAGCGTCACCTGGCGAACGCGCCGGCTCCTTTCCAGCCGATGAACGCCAACTTCGGGATCCTTCCTCCGGTCCAGGGAAAGAGAACAGACAGGAAATCACTAAAATACGAAAGATCTCTCTCGGCGATCGCCGGATTTCTGGGTAAAGTGTGA
- the secA gene encoding preprotein translocase subunit SecA, producing MLKNILNKFVGDRKTRLMKRLEPGIAAVREWAEKYSDLPDEKFPEKTGEFIKRIAGGETTDELMPEAFGLVYEACRRHLGKSWKVVGHDITWEMVPFDVQIGGAIVLHEGSISEMATGEGKTLVAVMPLYLNALVKKGVHLVTVNDYLAKRDSEWMGEIYRFLGLTVGCLQNDMPPEEKKAVYSCDIIYGTNNEFGFDYLRDNMKMQKEHQVQLYHYYAIVDEVDSVLVDEARTPLIISGPVQGSSKNENFAFLRNKVDNLVRMQKRLVNDFMNDLEKIQEDVEGEEDDDIGVKLLLARRGDPKNKKFMKLRKIPGYEKLMLRAEADFMREKRLHELDEELYFVIDEKSNTIDLTDKGRAVLSVEDQELFVLPDLSLIIKEIESDESIDIKERIRKKDLAYRSYAQKSEILHSFSQLFKAYTLFEKDVEYVVQDGRVLIVDEFTGRLMPGRRFSDGLHQALEAKEKVRIEGETQTFATITLQNYFRMYEKLAGMTGTAETEEEEFHKIYKLDVNVIPTNKPVRRIDYDDVIFRTKREKYKAILEEIKRFNEKGLPVLVGTVTVEVSETLSRMLKREGIAHNVLNAKQHQSEAEIVSLAGKKGAVTIATNMAGRGTDIKLDREIVQCERCCILCETPSACDECPNTGKKTDCAEDVPCGLQIIGTERHESRRIDRQLRGRAGRQGDPGSSRFFTSLEDDLMRLFGSERISTVMDKLGIEEGEVITHPFITRAIEKSQKRVEMYNFGIRKRLLEYDDVMNKQREVIYGRRNEMLEVEDIDEMVKNLVESVIGYIAERFLPENLSPEEWDISGATADLENTFLVPFEVESLSENSIKDQQVLLDHLRDTAIAAYEIRKSAIPAEILGQLGRLIMLQSIDEKWMDHLRELDNLKEGIHFRSYAQKDPLVEYKQEAFQLFSDMLDDIDRSILWGLFHARFDRDPRNERNKVASSGVAIHQVTDAYGSAKSSAAPETTGSRQVKGGQIPPPQKIAEPVQRDMPKVGRNDPCPCGSGKKYKKCCGKEAV from the coding sequence TTGCTGAAAAATATTCTTAACAAGTTTGTAGGAGATCGCAAGACGCGTCTGATGAAAAGGCTCGAACCTGGTATAGCAGCCGTCAGGGAATGGGCTGAAAAATACTCCGATCTTCCAGACGAGAAGTTTCCGGAAAAAACCGGGGAATTCATAAAGAGGATTGCCGGGGGCGAGACGACTGACGAGTTAATGCCTGAGGCTTTCGGGCTGGTCTATGAAGCGTGCAGAAGGCATCTGGGCAAGAGTTGGAAGGTCGTTGGGCATGATATCACCTGGGAAATGGTCCCTTTTGACGTTCAGATAGGCGGAGCGATCGTCCTGCACGAGGGTTCGATATCGGAGATGGCGACAGGGGAAGGCAAAACCCTTGTCGCGGTCATGCCGCTCTACCTCAACGCTCTTGTGAAAAAAGGCGTTCACCTGGTCACGGTCAACGATTATCTGGCGAAAAGGGATTCCGAGTGGATGGGGGAGATATACAGGTTCCTCGGATTGACAGTCGGATGTCTTCAGAACGATATGCCGCCAGAGGAGAAGAAAGCTGTTTACAGTTGCGATATAATCTACGGTACCAACAACGAATTCGGCTTTGACTATCTCAGGGATAACATGAAGATGCAGAAGGAGCACCAGGTCCAGCTTTATCACTATTACGCGATAGTAGACGAGGTGGACAGCGTGCTGGTCGATGAGGCAAGGACGCCGCTGATCATATCGGGACCTGTCCAGGGCTCGTCAAAAAACGAGAATTTCGCTTTTCTAAGGAACAAGGTCGATAACCTGGTGCGCATGCAGAAGCGACTGGTAAATGATTTCATGAACGATCTGGAAAAAATCCAGGAAGATGTAGAAGGGGAGGAAGACGACGATATCGGAGTGAAGCTTCTGCTGGCCAGGAGGGGAGACCCGAAAAACAAGAAATTCATGAAACTGCGGAAAATACCAGGGTATGAAAAACTGATGCTCAGGGCAGAAGCGGATTTCATGAGAGAGAAGAGATTGCATGAGCTCGATGAGGAACTCTATTTCGTAATAGACGAGAAATCGAACACTATAGACCTTACCGACAAGGGTCGGGCTGTCCTTTCGGTAGAGGATCAGGAGTTGTTCGTCCTTCCCGATCTCAGCCTGATTATCAAGGAAATAGAATCTGACGAGTCGATCGATATAAAGGAACGTATCCGGAAAAAGGATCTTGCCTACAGGAGTTATGCTCAAAAAAGCGAGATACTTCACAGTTTTTCGCAGTTATTCAAAGCCTACACCCTCTTCGAAAAAGATGTCGAGTACGTCGTTCAGGACGGACGGGTGTTGATCGTCGATGAATTCACAGGCAGATTGATGCCGGGCAGAAGATTCAGCGACGGACTTCACCAGGCCCTGGAAGCGAAGGAGAAGGTCAGGATCGAGGGGGAGACGCAGACATTCGCGACTATAACCCTTCAGAACTATTTCAGGATGTACGAGAAACTCGCCGGAATGACTGGTACGGCCGAAACAGAGGAAGAGGAGTTCCACAAGATATATAAACTTGACGTCAATGTCATACCGACAAACAAGCCTGTTCGCAGAATTGATTACGATGACGTCATATTCCGGACAAAAAGAGAGAAATACAAAGCTATTCTTGAGGAAATAAAAAGATTCAATGAAAAGGGGCTCCCCGTACTTGTAGGAACGGTAACCGTGGAAGTCTCTGAGACGCTGAGCAGGATGCTTAAAAGAGAAGGCATCGCGCATAACGTGCTGAACGCGAAACAGCATCAGAGTGAAGCCGAGATCGTGTCGTTGGCCGGGAAAAAAGGAGCTGTCACTATAGCCACCAACATGGCTGGAAGAGGAACCGATATAAAGCTCGACAGGGAGATTGTCCAATGCGAGAGATGCTGCATTCTCTGTGAGACTCCCAGCGCCTGCGATGAATGTCCGAATACGGGCAAAAAAACTGATTGCGCCGAGGATGTGCCCTGCGGCCTGCAAATAATAGGGACAGAGAGGCACGAATCGAGACGCATAGACCGTCAGCTCAGAGGACGCGCCGGAAGGCAGGGAGATCCTGGATCTTCAAGGTTCTTCACATCCCTGGAAGACGATCTTATGAGGCTTTTCGGTTCTGAACGGATATCGACGGTGATGGACAAGCTCGGGATCGAAGAGGGAGAGGTCATAACTCACCCCTTTATAACGCGGGCGATAGAGAAATCGCAGAAACGCGTCGAAATGTACAACTTCGGGATCCGAAAGAGACTTCTCGAGTATGACGACGTGATGAACAAGCAGCGCGAGGTCATATACGGCAGAAGAAACGAGATGCTAGAAGTCGAAGATATAGATGAAATGGTGAAGAACCTTGTGGAAAGCGTCATAGGATATATCGCCGAGAGATTCCTTCCCGAAAATCTCAGCCCTGAAGAATGGGATATTTCCGGCGCCACGGCTGATCTTGAAAATACGTTTCTTGTGCCGTTCGAGGTGGAATCGCTTTCGGAAAATTCGATCAAGGACCAGCAGGTCTTGCTCGATCATCTGCGTGACACGGCGATAGCCGCTTATGAGATCAGGAAATCTGCGATACCTGCCGAGATCCTCGGTCAGCTGGGCCGATTGATCATGCTTCAGAGTATAGATGAGAAATGGATGGATCACCTTCGCGAACTGGACAACCTCAAGGAAGGGATCCATTTCAGGTCGTACGCCCAGAAGGATCCCCTTGTCGAATATAAACAGGAAGCATTCCAGTTATTCTCTGACATGCTGGACGATATCGACCGATCGATATTATGGGGACTTTTTCACGCCAGGTTTGACAGGGACCCGAGGAATGAAAGGAATAAAGTGGCAAGTTCCGGAGTGGCGATCCACCAGGTGACCGATGCCTACGGCAGCGCGAAGAGTAGCGCGGCTCCTGAAACCACTGGATCCAGGCAGGTTAAGGGCGGGCAGATCCCGCCGCCGCAGAAGATCGCGGAGCCTGTACAGCGCGATATGCCGAAAGTAGGAAGAAACGATCCGTGTCCCTGCGGTAGCGGGAAAAAGTATAAAAAGTGTTGCGGAAAGGAAGCTGTATAG
- a CDS encoding PQQ-binding-like beta-propeller repeat protein translates to MRNTCFICQGSDKDRESFVYHENPTNSRGEEFFVFFSTPERESEQAIQRLFRLSLSNSRLGDPSRYFQKVIESFSASVDNLEFSEESLSGSLVVIMIRRGREVSLLCSKATEILYYDSARKFEGPVKTLPGLKESAVGKERFQAELFEKSVDDYFRLYRFRIAKGRHTLVFAPSQEFIGQNIVSIRDNLFFPSVKFTDPEIISTGSETTFPVMHWDGDERDPKTTAKDSRSRSMIRSKAPYITGGLAIIVAILFIFKPFDRYRTSDTLRDEPLLSVQDENTVAPEEETNIAGPAGSETRNQDGSDSVADQPTVKDTGRVMRPGEFVESWKRKFDAPVTSSPSVDDGQIVFGCRDAYIYSYGTDGTLRWKYKAEEGVGSSPFFSGPLCIGADYTGNIFRLDRSTGERLWNYDSQEKIITTPRITGGTVVLGTMEGNLISLDLAGGKRNWIEKLGSGIWASPAVSEDCIIAATTDGSLVRLSQAGRIEWRVKPGGGIYSNPLMAVDKDLVFFGSDDKYVYAYSISNGHLMWRFPGGSKMRGKPETDGVNLYIGSEDGVFYAITYNGRLAWKADLGGAVRSKPLIMDDMIIVTVYNSKVYAIDIKTGSLLGEYKIESPVYSSPATDGDRIFFGSNQGYLHAVSVKGEL, encoded by the coding sequence ATGAGAAATACGTGTTTTATCTGCCAGGGTAGCGATAAGGACAGGGAATCGTTCGTATATCATGAAAACCCTACCAATTCCCGCGGTGAGGAGTTTTTTGTCTTTTTCTCCACTCCGGAGAGGGAATCGGAACAGGCGATCCAGAGGCTTTTCCGGCTTTCCCTTTCAAATTCAAGGCTGGGGGATCCTTCCCGATATTTTCAGAAGGTGATCGAGAGTTTCTCGGCTTCCGTCGATAACCTTGAGTTCAGCGAAGAATCTCTTTCCGGATCGTTGGTCGTCATCATGATTCGAAGAGGGCGTGAGGTCAGCCTTCTCTGCAGTAAAGCCACGGAGATACTTTATTATGATTCTGCCAGAAAGTTCGAGGGACCTGTAAAGACGTTGCCCGGATTGAAAGAAAGCGCCGTGGGTAAAGAGCGTTTTCAGGCAGAACTCTTCGAGAAAAGCGTCGATGATTATTTTCGCCTTTACAGGTTCAGGATCGCAAAAGGGAGACATACTCTCGTTTTTGCTCCGTCCCAGGAATTCATAGGGCAGAATATCGTGTCGATCAGAGACAACCTTTTTTTCCCCTCTGTAAAGTTCACTGACCCGGAGATCATTTCAACAGGTTCGGAAACGACCTTCCCCGTTATGCACTGGGATGGTGATGAAAGAGACCCGAAAACAACCGCGAAAGATTCAAGGAGTAGAAGCATGATCAGGAGCAAGGCACCTTATATTACGGGTGGGTTGGCAATAATAGTCGCAATACTTTTCATATTTAAACCGTTCGACAGGTATCGTACGTCGGACACATTGCGGGATGAACCGCTCCTGTCGGTCCAGGATGAAAATACTGTAGCTCCTGAAGAGGAAACAAATATTGCCGGGCCAGCAGGCAGCGAGACGCGTAATCAGGATGGAAGTGACAGTGTCGCGGATCAGCCCACGGTAAAGGATACTGGCCGGGTAATGCGCCCCGGGGAGTTCGTCGAATCCTGGAAAAGGAAATTCGACGCTCCAGTGACATCATCTCCATCGGTCGACGACGGGCAGATCGTATTCGGATGCAGGGACGCGTATATATATTCTTACGGAACAGACGGGACGTTAAGATGGAAATATAAAGCTGAGGAGGGTGTCGGCTCTTCACCGTTCTTCAGCGGCCCCCTGTGTATTGGGGCTGATTATACCGGCAACATATTTCGTCTCGACCGTTCGACAGGCGAGAGGCTATGGAATTATGATTCGCAGGAAAAGATAATTACGACACCGAGGATCACGGGCGGGACTGTCGTGCTAGGGACGATGGAAGGGAACCTTATCTCTCTTGACCTTGCGGGCGGCAAGCGCAACTGGATCGAAAAGCTGGGCAGCGGAATATGGGCGTCCCCGGCAGTATCGGAAGATTGCATCATAGCGGCGACTACTGACGGATCGCTTGTCAGGCTCAGTCAGGCGGGAAGGATCGAATGGAGGGTAAAACCGGGTGGAGGGATATATTCAAATCCCTTGATGGCTGTCGATAAGGACCTGGTGTTCTTCGGGTCTGACGACAAGTACGTCTATGCCTATTCCATCTCGAACGGCCACCTGATGTGGAGGTTCCCCGGTGGCAGCAAGATGCGCGGAAAACCAGAGACTGACGGGGTAAACCTTTATATAGGGTCGGAAGACGGAGTCTTCTACGCGATAACATACAACGGCCGGCTCGCCTGGAAGGCTGATCTGGGAGGGGCAGTAAGATCGAAGCCTCTGATAATGGATGATATGATCATTGTAACAGTTTATAACTCAAAAGTATATGCGATTGATATCAAGACCGGCAGTCTCTTGGGCGAGTACAAGATCGAATCTCCTGTTTATTCCTCCCCGGCCACGGACGGCGACAGGATATTTTTCGGGTCAAATCAGGGATATCTGCATGCCGTCTCTGTCAAGGGAGAACTCTGA
- a CDS encoding DUF494 family protein, producing the protein MNKRIKEIIEYIMDFESSDLIDPDGMNNELEKMGYSRDEIDQAITILDFGILEEDFGSGSALYTKNRVLGEGEKILLSTDAQGYLIKLQMAGWLSEAQLSIIIENAGMEFSLPVSVNEIKELVMRFAPEVPGEIVEGSGDSLKNLN; encoded by the coding sequence ATGAACAAGCGCATCAAGGAGATCATCGAATACATCATGGATTTTGAGTCCAGCGATTTGATTGATCCCGATGGAATGAACAACGAGCTCGAAAAGATGGGTTATTCAAGGGATGAGATCGATCAGGCGATTACAATTCTCGATTTCGGGATACTTGAAGAAGACTTCGGATCAGGATCGGCGCTGTACACGAAGAACAGGGTCCTTGGAGAGGGAGAAAAGATCCTTCTTTCAACGGATGCCCAGGGTTACCTGATAAAGCTGCAGATGGCAGGCTGGCTCAGTGAAGCACAGCTCAGCATAATCATAGAAAACGCGGGTATGGAATTCAGTCTTCCCGTGTCGGTCAATGAAATAAAAGAACTTGTGATGAGGTTCGCCCCTGAAGTGCCGGGAGAAATAGTAGAGGGCTCAGGCGATTCGTTGAAGAATCTTAATTGA
- a CDS encoding DnaJ domain-containing protein, with product MVKDYYRVLESQPTSTDDEIKKNYFRLAKLCHPDVNDNDPDKKKIFQLINEAYSVLSDKKKRSEYNETLRKQKVSSSDTAAIKEKDLKSASLAFVQAKEAMRSGNYEKATLLLKSALKFIPGNPSYQSWYGFCLAMTNSNLHEARDYCKKAIQMEFYNADYHANLGFVYFKAGLKNQAVKYFRDALKWDPQNPIAKKFLSKLSDSGEVETGPITKAFSAFKNIFSHS from the coding sequence GTGGTGAAAGATTATTACAGGGTTTTGGAATCACAACCGACTTCGACTGACGATGAGATCAAGAAGAACTATTTCAGGCTGGCAAAGCTGTGCCATCCTGACGTAAATGATAACGATCCCGACAAGAAAAAGATCTTCCAGCTTATCAACGAAGCTTACTCAGTACTGAGCGACAAGAAAAAAAGAAGCGAATATAACGAGACCCTGCGAAAACAGAAGGTCAGTTCCAGCGATACTGCCGCGATCAAGGAAAAGGATCTGAAATCCGCGTCGCTCGCCTTTGTACAGGCAAAAGAAGCGATGAGAAGCGGAAATTACGAAAAAGCCACGCTTCTGCTGAAATCGGCCCTGAAATTCATCCCGGGCAATCCTTCATATCAGAGCTGGTATGGATTCTGCCTGGCGATGACGAATTCAAATCTTCATGAAGCGCGCGATTACTGCAAAAAAGCGATTCAGATGGAGTTCTATAACGCGGACTATCACGCCAACCTTGGATTCGTCTATTTTAAGGCGGGACTGAAAAACCAGGCTGTCAAGTATTTCAGGGATGCCCTGAAATGGGATCCGCAGAACCCCATAGCGAAGAAATTCCTTTCAAAACTGTCAGATTCCGGAGAAGTGGAGACTGGGCCGATCACCAAAGCTTTCTCTGCCTTTAAGAACATCTTCAGTCATTCCTGA
- the topA gene encoding type I DNA topoisomerase: MDQILVIVESPAKAKTIKKYLGKGYKVKASVGHIRDLPKKELGIDLDKDFEPKYVNDRSKSKIIKELRDTAGKSSEILLATDMDREGEAIAWHLNEILKKTGVPSKRIIFNEITANAIKEAVENPRDLDMNKVNAQQARRILDRLVGYLVSPALWKVFYRGLSAGRVQSVGLRLLCERENLIRDFKPQEYWTVDGVLKTAEGAEFPARLFKIDGNTPEIPSGEIAEQILSDIRTGKLFVDKVVEKDKNRNPQPPFITSTLQREAASRLGFSAKKTMVVAQQLYEGLTIGEEGSVGLISYMRTDSTRISTDAFQQGKAFIEEKYGSSFVFQGKRGYKKLKGSQDAHEAIRPTDSFKTPENVAPYLEKDQLALYSLIWMRFLASIAAPAVYSTREADIKSGERYLLRANGRKIKSEGFLAIFPDRKKEEDSWIPDMESGEELFIKDFDGTQKFTEAPARFTEASLIKELEDKGIGRPSTYASIISIILSRDYAVREGKSLKPTELGEVVWRSLSAIFNDIFEIDFTARMEDELDKVEESLDKWQDAVRYFYEPLSADLEQFKGKQAEYKKMFQEETEEKCEKCGKKLIRKWSRNGIFLACPGYPECKFAKSVEEEEKLDKQCPKCGGELKYKSGRFGRFIACSNYPECKYTETVTLGIPCPEDGCDGKIAEKKTRRGKVFYGCSRYPDCKFASWDKPTDKKCPECGEAFLVQKTSKKKGEYLKCPACKSEVDI; the protein is encoded by the coding sequence TTGGACCAGATACTCGTCATAGTCGAGTCGCCGGCCAAGGCAAAGACAATAAAAAAATACCTTGGCAAGGGATACAAGGTGAAAGCTTCCGTAGGCCATATCCGGGATCTGCCTAAAAAGGAACTTGGAATAGACCTCGATAAGGATTTTGAGCCGAAGTATGTCAATGACCGCAGCAAGAGCAAAATAATCAAGGAACTCAGGGACACTGCCGGTAAAAGTTCCGAGATCCTGCTGGCGACTGATATGGACCGTGAAGGAGAAGCGATAGCGTGGCATCTGAACGAAATACTTAAAAAGACCGGTGTGCCATCGAAAAGAATAATATTCAACGAGATAACGGCAAACGCTATCAAGGAAGCTGTTGAAAATCCGCGTGATCTGGATATGAACAAGGTGAACGCCCAGCAGGCGAGAAGGATCCTCGACAGGCTGGTCGGGTATCTCGTCAGTCCGGCGTTGTGGAAAGTCTTTTACCGCGGGTTGTCGGCGGGTAGAGTCCAGTCAGTCGGACTTCGCCTGCTTTGCGAGCGGGAAAACCTGATACGGGATTTCAAGCCACAGGAATACTGGACAGTCGATGGAGTCCTCAAGACGGCTGAAGGCGCGGAGTTTCCAGCCCGTCTCTTCAAGATCGATGGAAATACGCCAGAAATACCATCTGGTGAGATAGCTGAGCAGATACTCTCCGATATCAGGACCGGAAAGCTCTTCGTAGATAAAGTAGTCGAAAAGGATAAAAACAGGAATCCCCAGCCGCCGTTCATCACCAGCACTTTGCAGAGAGAGGCGGCAAGCCGTCTCGGATTCTCCGCGAAAAAAACGATGGTAGTGGCGCAACAGCTTTATGAGGGGCTGACGATCGGCGAAGAGGGTTCTGTCGGACTGATCAGTTATATGAGGACCGATTCGACCAGGATCAGTACCGACGCTTTTCAGCAGGGAAAGGCGTTCATAGAGGAAAAATACGGAAGCTCATTTGTCTTTCAAGGCAAAAGGGGATATAAAAAGCTGAAAGGGAGCCAGGACGCTCACGAAGCTATCAGGCCCACTGATTCGTTCAAGACTCCCGAAAATGTCGCGCCATATCTCGAAAAAGACCAGCTTGCGCTGTACAGTCTTATCTGGATGAGATTTCTCGCATCAATAGCCGCTCCGGCTGTTTACAGCACACGGGAAGCCGACATAAAATCGGGCGAGAGATATCTTCTCAGGGCAAACGGAAGAAAGATAAAATCGGAAGGATTCCTGGCGATCTTTCCCGACAGGAAAAAAGAGGAAGACTCGTGGATCCCCGACATGGAAAGCGGGGAGGAACTGTTCATCAAGGATTTCGACGGTACTCAAAAATTCACCGAGGCTCCAGCGAGATTTACCGAAGCTTCCCTTATAAAGGAACTCGAAGACAAGGGTATTGGAAGGCCGAGTACATACGCGAGCATTATCAGCATCATTCTGTCCCGGGATTACGCCGTAAGGGAGGGTAAGTCCCTGAAACCCACCGAACTCGGGGAAGTTGTCTGGCGGTCCCTTTCCGCGATCTTCAACGATATTTTCGAAATCGATTTCACCGCGAGGATGGAAGACGAACTCGACAAGGTCGAGGAATCACTGGACAAGTGGCAGGACGCGGTCAGATATTTCTACGAACCGCTTTCGGCCGATCTTGAACAATTCAAGGGTAAACAGGCTGAATATAAAAAGATGTTCCAGGAAGAAACTGAAGAGAAATGTGAAAAATGCGGTAAGAAACTGATAAGAAAATGGAGCCGTAACGGGATATTCCTGGCCTGTCCAGGATATCCGGAATGCAAGTTCGCGAAATCGGTAGAAGAGGAAGAAAAGCTCGATAAGCAGTGCCCGAAATGCGGCGGCGAACTTAAATACAAATCAGGGAGATTCGGAAGGTTTATCGCCTGTTCCAATTATCCGGAATGCAAATATACCGAAACAGTGACTCTCGGTATTCCGTGTCCGGAGGATGGATGCGATGGCAAGATCGCTGAAAAGAAGACCCGACGCGGAAAGGTATTCTACGGGTGTAGCAGATATCCTGATTGCAAATTCGCGAGCTGGGACAAACCGACCGACAAAAAATGTCCTGAATGCGGCGAAGCATTCCTTGTGCAGAAGACGTCAAAGAAAAAGGGAGAGTACCTCAAATGCCCCGCCTGCAAGAGCGAGGTCGACATCTGA
- a CDS encoding tetratricopeptide repeat protein → MFIDGFAGFMPKSHLKKALAYLNKGEYKKACREFESHLSRKDGEVGGKDQELLRMYIVEAYMEYSIELEKDGKFNESARELEKAIELQPRYADVHYRLGMMYETGGNRINARESIKRALAINPNYFKARIMLARSYYSDGNFNRTIEQLRESLSSVPNFFKSHLNTLILKVKADEEEDEILNLFDRLLEERPSSSQISKQIALESIQSGDYESAMAEMKKALSLNPDYPDLHNLLGIAYANAGMIDDAMMEFETALKINPEYLKARMNIALTLYEKGSAEEAIKHLKLILKADPANELAINLYDELQPEPSKR, encoded by the coding sequence ATGTTTATAGACGGATTCGCCGGTTTTATGCCCAAAAGTCATCTTAAAAAAGCACTTGCATATCTGAACAAGGGTGAATACAAAAAGGCCTGCAGGGAATTCGAAAGCCATCTCTCAAGAAAAGACGGCGAGGTCGGAGGTAAAGACCAGGAACTTCTCAGGATGTATATCGTCGAAGCGTACATGGAGTATTCGATCGAACTGGAAAAAGATGGAAAGTTCAATGAATCGGCCAGGGAGCTGGAAAAAGCGATAGAGCTCCAGCCTCGGTACGCCGATGTCCATTACCGGCTTGGAATGATGTACGAGACGGGTGGAAACAGGATAAATGCCCGGGAAAGCATTAAAAGGGCTCTGGCGATAAACCCGAATTACTTCAAAGCCAGGATAATGCTCGCCAGGAGCTACTATTCGGATGGTAATTTCAACAGAACGATCGAACAGCTAAGAGAAAGCCTGTCCTCGGTACCGAATTTTTTCAAGTCCCATCTTAATACCCTGATTCTAAAAGTCAAGGCGGACGAGGAAGAGGACGAGATCCTGAACCTCTTTGACAGATTGCTTGAGGAAAGGCCGTCATCCTCGCAGATAAGCAAGCAGATCGCGCTGGAATCGATCCAGTCCGGCGATTACGAATCGGCTATGGCTGAGATGAAGAAGGCGCTCTCGCTTAATCCCGACTATCCCGACCTTCACAATCTCCTCGGCATCGCCTACGCGAACGCCGGGATGATAGATGACGCGATGATGGAATTCGAAACGGCGCTGAAGATCAACCCGGAATATTTAAAAGCCCGGATGAATATAGCTTTGACATTGTATGAAAAGGGTTCCGCGGAAGAAGCGATAAAACATCTGAAGTTGATCCTTAAAGCTGATCCGGCGAATGAACTGGCGATTAATCTTTACGACGAACTTCAGCCTGAACCGAGCAAGAGGTAG